One stretch of Zingiber officinale cultivar Zhangliang chromosome 6B, Zo_v1.1, whole genome shotgun sequence DNA includes these proteins:
- the LOC121990502 gene encoding uncharacterized protein LOC121990502 yields the protein MPMATAATVSSPAIFPLQSFARNGPSRAPHVSFNVSLIRSPCFPVSSKKHRAMTVVGALPRLAPVLPEKGFGQLEGSRVCNERLLDRQSNAYVLQEHGNLLELVDQSLDSNYSKEKALQMLELSLACTDLSPMLRPAMSSLGGNS from the exons ATGCCAATGGCGACAGCCGCGACGGTTTCTTCCCCGGCAATCTTCCCTCTCCAATCCTTCGCCAGGAATGGCCCTTCCCGAGCTCCTCACGTCTCTTTCAACGTCTCACTCATCCGTTCACCTTGCTTTCCCGTTTCTTCCAA GAAGCACAGGGCAATGACTGTAGTTGGAGCTCTACCGAGGCTGGCTCCTGTGCTCCCAGAAAAGGGATTTGGTCAATTAG AGGGCTCCAGAGTATGCAATGAGAGGTTACTTGACAGACAAAGCAAT GCTTATGTTTTGCAAGAGCATGGAAATTTGCTTGAATTAGTTGACCAAAGTCTTGACTCCAACTACTCAAAGGAGAAAGCACTGCAAATGTTGGAACTGTCTCTTGCTTGCACCGACCTCTCCCCAATGCTTAGGCCTGCAATGTCATCACTTGGTGGAAACTCTTGA